The following coding sequences are from one Daphnia pulex isolate KAP4 chromosome 11, ASM2113471v1 window:
- the LOC124206990 gene encoding protein timeless-like isoform X2: protein MEYIQYQSITLLFETALNSASNFLNAQLWRFVISKKISIFACFSSIFNMDWMFSNGGAPSYVLIPLGTSYNNQYYTNDQCTTNLEDLVTQLQSDDPKNHSRRLGLGFVDIINKDLKPMLICCYRKEPAMFRSAVKLLVGITTPIRCLTFIETPSQRIHASDIICQLRQLLYRAKESFLDARSTRAIIAHVEILLEHLTPEKTESINLCLTLLRNILHIPERPSVRPPHMLLSSPRSVIDHTSDNSQQSQIVCNLLAQGLGPLLLNLLVCPQREELVGTITQVIAVLFKCRSAETIRNRLGAGRTVMDSVISVLFEEDDDDAVSKRLEIFVMDFMPKGYNTLVGTLHDQLLQHDLPIDEAQFFWLITYFGGFAPLLKLDINHVKDVMNIEILSYLTWGVIHETEILDKNYFREVNLESSVRRLHRGVTAIRQFLQVLEMYSKGVCWTSQQVESDDSQGCETYIRQLHSFLPVMKDLHRAFLVLLRQYNPNVQNRQYLRDVIASNHLLLVTLERAAGVPAYGGRSVDLKEHLKQFCTPTIVAKYAIALSDFRTNDIVVNHSIFQFLHHVNGDLGRIDLLLDPVIVRPFVKICEEQFKICETWHSMIQCVVQTFIRNQLSRGHQRTGATSRLSESDQVNPSSSAEPHHVASNPYPVFRQPRTNIETLLVQLKNSGFQRQLDWIQYSLLTTCSAQLGTYDGQNFCNPIACLSRRKKISCPIVPWTEDEASALRSEIFVCLLQQLGLLPSAFHDQGFYPCIPYNWSPDTVFRVALIFSPIEQTMVDFDLSLVINNTTEQQRNNPCPP, encoded by the exons ATGGAATACATCCAGTACCAAAGCATCACTCTTCTCTTTGAGACAGCCCTGAATTCAGCTTCAAATTTTCTCAACGCTCAGTTGTGGAGATTCgtaatttcaaagaaaatttctatttttgcttGTTTCTCATCCATTTTCAACATGGATTGGATGTTCTCAAATGGAGGCGCTCCATCTTACGTCCTCATTCCCTTGGGGACAtcatacaacaaccaatactACACCAACGACCAATGCACGA CCAACCTCGAAGATCTTGTAACGCAGTTGCAATCCGATGATCCCAAAAATCATTCACGTCGGCTTGGTCTTGGCTTCGTCGACATTATCAATAAG GACCTGAAGCCTATGCTGATATGTTGCTATAGAAAAGAACCTGCAATGTTTCGTTCAGCAGTCAA acTCTTGGTTGGCATAACTACGCCTATTCGCTGCCTCACTTTCATAGAAACACCCAGTCAAAGAATCCATGCATCGGATATTATCTGTCAGTTGAGGCAACTTCTTTACAGGGCCAAAGAATCCTTCCTCGACGCCAGGAGCACTAGAGCTATTATCGCTCATGTCGAGATTCTTTTGGAACAT TTAACGCCGGAAAAAACAGAGTCCATAAATTTATGCTTGACACTGCTTCGAAACATTCTGCACATTCCGGAACGCCCGTCGGTACGCCCTCCGCACATGTTGCTGTCATCCCCTCGGAGTGTCATTGATCACACGTCGGACAACTCGCAGCAAAGTCAAATTGTGTGTAACCTCCTTGCTCAAGGATTGGGACCGCTTCTCCTGAATTTATTAGTCTGCCCACAGAGG GAAGAATTGGTGGGGACAATCACACAGGTGATCGCTGTCCTTTTTAAATGTCGATCTGCCGAAACTATACGTAACCGATTAGGCGCCGGCCGCACTGTGATGGATAGCGTTATCTCTGTATTATTCgaggaagacgacgacgacgctgttTCCAAGCGTCTAGAAATATTTGTCATGGATTTTATGCCAAAAG GTTACAACACACTTGTAGGCACCTTACATGACCAATTGCTTCAACACGACTTGCCAATTGATGAAGCCCAATTTTTCTGGCTCATCACCTATTTTGGTGGTTTCGCACCACTTCTGAAACTGGACATAAATCACGTCAAAGATGTGATGAATATTGAAATTCTATCTTACTTAACATGGGGAGTCATTCATGAAACCGAAATTTTGGACAAAAACTATTTCCGTGAAGTGAACCTAGAATCCTCTGTACGTCGATTGCATCGAGGTGTCACGGCCATCCGACAATTTTTGCAGGTCTTGGAGATGTATTCCAAAGGTGTCTGTTGGACAAGTCAGCAAGTTGAGAGCGATGATTCGCAAGGTTGTGAAACGTACATTCGTCAACTTCACAGTTTCTTGCCAGTAATGAAGGATCTCCACCGAGCTTTTTTAGTACTCTTGCGGCAATATAATCCCAACGTTCAGAATCGACAGTACCTCCGTGATGTAATTGCATCAAATCACCTTCTACTGGTTACCCTTGAGCGAGCCGCTGGTGTTCCGGCATACGGTGGGCGTAGTGTTGATTTAAAAGAACATCTGAAACAGTTCTGCACTCCCACGATCGTGGCTAAATACGCGATCGCTCTTAGTGATTTTAGAACCAATGACATTGTCGTTAATCATtccatttttcagtttttgcaTCATGTCAATGGTGATCTCGGTAGAATTGACCTTTTGTTAGACCCAGTTATTGTGCGTCCATTCGTCAAAATATGTGAGGAACAATTtaaa ATTTGCGAAACATGGCATAGCATGATTCAATGTGTGGTGCAGACGTTTATACGTAATCAATTGAGTCGCGGTCATCAGAGGACGGGCGCAACGAGTagattgtcagagtcagacCAAGTGaacccatcatcatcagcggAGCCTCATCATGTCGCTAGTAATCCCTATCCCGTCTTTCGTCAACCACGAACAAATATTGAAACACTCCTCGTTCAACTGAAGAATtcag GATTCCAGAGACAGCTGGACTGGATTCAATATTCTTTATTGACGACTTGCTCAGCTCAACTGGGTACTTATGATGGCCAGAATTTCTGTAATCCCATTGCTTGTCTGAGTCGCAGAAAGAAAATATCTTGTCCTATAGTTCCGTGGACCGAAGATGAGGCATCCGCTCTCCGCTCGGAAATTTTCGTTTGTCTTTTGCAGCAGTTAGGTCTTCTGCCATCGGCCTTTCATGACCAGGGGTTTTATCCTTGTATTCCTTACAATTGGTCTCCAGACACTGTGTTTAGAGTAGCTCTCATTTTCAGTCCCATTGAGCAAACAATGGTGGATTTTGATCTTTCCCTCGTCATCAACAACACAACTGAGCAGCAGAGAAATAATCCCTGCCCACCTTGA
- the LOC124206990 gene encoding protein timeless-like isoform X1 — translation MEYIQYQSITLLFETALNSASNFLNAQLWRFVISKKISIFACFSSIFNMDWMFSNGGAPSYVLIPLGTSYNNQYYTNDQCTTNLEDLVTQLQSDDPKNHSRRLGLGFVDIINKDLKPMLICCYRKEPAMFRSAVKLLVGITTPIRCLTFIETPSQRIHASDIICQLRQLLYRAKESFLDARSTRAIIAHVEILLEHKQLTPEKTESINLCLTLLRNILHIPERPSVRPPHMLLSSPRSVIDHTSDNSQQSQIVCNLLAQGLGPLLLNLLVCPQREELVGTITQVIAVLFKCRSAETIRNRLGAGRTVMDSVISVLFEEDDDDAVSKRLEIFVMDFMPKGYNTLVGTLHDQLLQHDLPIDEAQFFWLITYFGGFAPLLKLDINHVKDVMNIEILSYLTWGVIHETEILDKNYFREVNLESSVRRLHRGVTAIRQFLQVLEMYSKGVCWTSQQVESDDSQGCETYIRQLHSFLPVMKDLHRAFLVLLRQYNPNVQNRQYLRDVIASNHLLLVTLERAAGVPAYGGRSVDLKEHLKQFCTPTIVAKYAIALSDFRTNDIVVNHSIFQFLHHVNGDLGRIDLLLDPVIVRPFVKICEEQFKICETWHSMIQCVVQTFIRNQLSRGHQRTGATSRLSESDQVNPSSSAEPHHVASNPYPVFRQPRTNIETLLVQLKNSGFQRQLDWIQYSLLTTCSAQLGTYDGQNFCNPIACLSRRKKISCPIVPWTEDEASALRSEIFVCLLQQLGLLPSAFHDQGFYPCIPYNWSPDTVFRVALIFSPIEQTMVDFDLSLVINNTTEQQRNNPCPP, via the exons ATGGAATACATCCAGTACCAAAGCATCACTCTTCTCTTTGAGACAGCCCTGAATTCAGCTTCAAATTTTCTCAACGCTCAGTTGTGGAGATTCgtaatttcaaagaaaatttctatttttgcttGTTTCTCATCCATTTTCAACATGGATTGGATGTTCTCAAATGGAGGCGCTCCATCTTACGTCCTCATTCCCTTGGGGACAtcatacaacaaccaatactACACCAACGACCAATGCACGA CCAACCTCGAAGATCTTGTAACGCAGTTGCAATCCGATGATCCCAAAAATCATTCACGTCGGCTTGGTCTTGGCTTCGTCGACATTATCAATAAG GACCTGAAGCCTATGCTGATATGTTGCTATAGAAAAGAACCTGCAATGTTTCGTTCAGCAGTCAA acTCTTGGTTGGCATAACTACGCCTATTCGCTGCCTCACTTTCATAGAAACACCCAGTCAAAGAATCCATGCATCGGATATTATCTGTCAGTTGAGGCAACTTCTTTACAGGGCCAAAGAATCCTTCCTCGACGCCAGGAGCACTAGAGCTATTATCGCTCATGTCGAGATTCTTTTGGAACAT AAACAGTTAACGCCGGAAAAAACAGAGTCCATAAATTTATGCTTGACACTGCTTCGAAACATTCTGCACATTCCGGAACGCCCGTCGGTACGCCCTCCGCACATGTTGCTGTCATCCCCTCGGAGTGTCATTGATCACACGTCGGACAACTCGCAGCAAAGTCAAATTGTGTGTAACCTCCTTGCTCAAGGATTGGGACCGCTTCTCCTGAATTTATTAGTCTGCCCACAGAGG GAAGAATTGGTGGGGACAATCACACAGGTGATCGCTGTCCTTTTTAAATGTCGATCTGCCGAAACTATACGTAACCGATTAGGCGCCGGCCGCACTGTGATGGATAGCGTTATCTCTGTATTATTCgaggaagacgacgacgacgctgttTCCAAGCGTCTAGAAATATTTGTCATGGATTTTATGCCAAAAG GTTACAACACACTTGTAGGCACCTTACATGACCAATTGCTTCAACACGACTTGCCAATTGATGAAGCCCAATTTTTCTGGCTCATCACCTATTTTGGTGGTTTCGCACCACTTCTGAAACTGGACATAAATCACGTCAAAGATGTGATGAATATTGAAATTCTATCTTACTTAACATGGGGAGTCATTCATGAAACCGAAATTTTGGACAAAAACTATTTCCGTGAAGTGAACCTAGAATCCTCTGTACGTCGATTGCATCGAGGTGTCACGGCCATCCGACAATTTTTGCAGGTCTTGGAGATGTATTCCAAAGGTGTCTGTTGGACAAGTCAGCAAGTTGAGAGCGATGATTCGCAAGGTTGTGAAACGTACATTCGTCAACTTCACAGTTTCTTGCCAGTAATGAAGGATCTCCACCGAGCTTTTTTAGTACTCTTGCGGCAATATAATCCCAACGTTCAGAATCGACAGTACCTCCGTGATGTAATTGCATCAAATCACCTTCTACTGGTTACCCTTGAGCGAGCCGCTGGTGTTCCGGCATACGGTGGGCGTAGTGTTGATTTAAAAGAACATCTGAAACAGTTCTGCACTCCCACGATCGTGGCTAAATACGCGATCGCTCTTAGTGATTTTAGAACCAATGACATTGTCGTTAATCATtccatttttcagtttttgcaTCATGTCAATGGTGATCTCGGTAGAATTGACCTTTTGTTAGACCCAGTTATTGTGCGTCCATTCGTCAAAATATGTGAGGAACAATTtaaa ATTTGCGAAACATGGCATAGCATGATTCAATGTGTGGTGCAGACGTTTATACGTAATCAATTGAGTCGCGGTCATCAGAGGACGGGCGCAACGAGTagattgtcagagtcagacCAAGTGaacccatcatcatcagcggAGCCTCATCATGTCGCTAGTAATCCCTATCCCGTCTTTCGTCAACCACGAACAAATATTGAAACACTCCTCGTTCAACTGAAGAATtcag GATTCCAGAGACAGCTGGACTGGATTCAATATTCTTTATTGACGACTTGCTCAGCTCAACTGGGTACTTATGATGGCCAGAATTTCTGTAATCCCATTGCTTGTCTGAGTCGCAGAAAGAAAATATCTTGTCCTATAGTTCCGTGGACCGAAGATGAGGCATCCGCTCTCCGCTCGGAAATTTTCGTTTGTCTTTTGCAGCAGTTAGGTCTTCTGCCATCGGCCTTTCATGACCAGGGGTTTTATCCTTGTATTCCTTACAATTGGTCTCCAGACACTGTGTTTAGAGTAGCTCTCATTTTCAGTCCCATTGAGCAAACAATGGTGGATTTTGATCTTTCCCTCGTCATCAACAACACAACTGAGCAGCAGAGAAATAATCCCTGCCCACCTTGA
- the LOC124207060 gene encoding uncharacterized protein LOC124207060 translates to MKRLVYNRTQILFSGFLFLSLFLAFVTPETNASESPSSVASRQNNKHFLLPSSIYTKGPLKLFPTVTKSSSTVVTKIETTSVVCAKLVNVTGPCLRRRGAWVEEPIVLSFHGDFDDAFDLKYSPVLRVETTAAPESTTFDESRLNNDPSTAVASSVHDSEENQRLNGLPFFFFRGISRWFFSLLSQFVETKVPLPINTIIFQRTITVTQTSTVVNTVFVQRCTPSPFPFSLCRERKSYSNYFR, encoded by the exons ATGAAAAGGCTAGTTTATAATCGAACTCAGATTCTTTTTAgtggtttcttatttttatcgcTGTTTTTAGCGTTTGTTACCCCAGAAACTAACGCGTCCGAATCTCCGAGTTCTGTAGCCTCACGTcagaacaacaaacatttcCTACTCCCATCGAGCATTTATACCAAAGGTCCACTTAAGCTCTTCCCAACTGTAACAAAGTCAAGTTCAACAGTTGTTACCAAAATCGAAACGACGAGCGTTGTATGCGCTAAGCTAGTTAACGTCACCGGGCCTTGTCTACGACGAAGAGGAGCCTGGGTTGAAGAACCCATCGTCCTGAGCTTCCACGGAGACTTTGACGATGCCTTCGACCTTAAGTATTCACCAGTTCTTAG AGTTGAGACAACCGCAGCTCCGGAAAGTACGACGTTTGACGAATCCCGATTGAACAATGACCCATCAACCGCAGTCGCTTCATCTGTTCATGATAGCGAAGAAAATCAGCGACTGAATGGATtaccattcttcttctttcgcggTATCAGTCgctggtttttttctcttctctcgcAGTTTGTCGAAACTAAGGTACCGCTACCAATCAACACAATCATTTTTCAACGAACCATCACCGTTACCCAGACATCAACTGTTGTCAATACCGTCTTCGTTCAACGGTGCACTCCGTCGccctttcccttttcattgtGTCGCGAAAGGAAATCGTATTCGAACTATTTTCGATAG